One genomic segment of Oncorhynchus mykiss isolate Arlee chromosome 10, USDA_OmykA_1.1, whole genome shotgun sequence includes these proteins:
- the LOC110498425 gene encoding calcium-binding protein 2-like, which produces MELKEAFGEFDKDKDGYISCKELGECMRTMGYMPTEMELIELSQNICGGRVDFEDFVELMGPKMLAETADMIGVKELRDAFKEFDSNGDGQISLAELKEAMKKLVGEQLNQPEIDEILRDVDLNGDGLLDFEEFVRMMSR; this is translated from the exons ATGG AGCTGAAGGAGGCGTTCGGGGAGTTTGATAAGGATAAAGATGGCTACATCAGCTGTAAGGAACTGGGAGAGTGCATGAGGACTATGGGGTACATGCCCACAGAGATGGAGCTCATCGAACTCAGCCAGAACAtct GTGGCGGCAGAGTGGACTTTGAGGACTTTGTGGAGCTGATGGGTCCTAAAATGTTGGCAGAGACAGCAGACATGATAGGAGTGAAGGAGCTCAGGGATGCTTTCAAAGAA TTTGACTCTAACGGGGATGGTCAGATAAGCCTGGCTGAACTGAAGGAGGCCATGAAAAAGCTGGTGGGGGAGCAGCTCAACCAACCAGAGATCGACGAGATCCTCCGAGATGTCGACCTCAACGGGGACGGCTTGCTCGACTTTGAGG AGTTTGTCAGGATGATGTCTCGCTGA